From one bacterium genomic stretch:
- the larE gene encoding ATP-dependent sacrificial sulfur transferase LarE, with translation MEHKIVRLRQALRDLDGVVVAFSGGVDSAYLLAVAHDVLDDRCVGVTAVSPSLAQEELGAARRIAASIGARHMVVETDEYEDPRYRRNDVQRCYFCKHALFTRLGGVAASLGLAAVAYGANLDDLGDYRPGMRAAGEFAVRAPLLDAGLTKVEIRALARERGLEVWDKPASPCLASRIPHGTPVTMTALRQIEAGERVLHDLGFRDVRVRHHGEVARIEVPVEEIARLREIGPYVMAALQAVGFRDVTVDPRGLRSGGLVAAALRERGGVTAPGAGHEPPRGPCR, from the coding sequence ATGGAGCACAAGATCGTCCGGCTCAGGCAGGCGTTACGGGATCTCGACGGTGTCGTGGTCGCGTTCTCGGGCGGCGTCGACAGCGCGTACCTGCTCGCCGTGGCGCACGACGTCCTCGACGACCGCTGCGTGGGGGTAACCGCGGTTTCCCCCTCGCTCGCGCAGGAAGAACTCGGCGCCGCGCGGCGGATCGCCGCGTCGATTGGGGCCCGCCACATGGTGGTCGAGACGGACGAATACGAGGATCCTCGATACCGCCGGAACGACGTGCAGCGGTGCTACTTCTGTAAGCACGCGCTCTTCACGCGCCTCGGCGGTGTCGCCGCGAGCCTGGGGTTGGCCGCCGTGGCCTACGGTGCCAACCTGGACGACCTCGGGGACTACCGTCCCGGGATGCGCGCGGCCGGAGAGTTCGCGGTTCGCGCCCCCCTGCTCGATGCGGGCCTGACCAAAGTCGAGATCCGCGCGCTGGCCCGAGAGCGGGGGCTCGAGGTCTGGGACAAACCGGCGTCGCCGTGCCTCGCCTCCCGGATCCCGCACGGCACCCCGGTCACGATGACCGCGCTGCGCCAGATCGAAGCGGGGGAGCGCGTCTTGCACGACCTCGGCTTCCGCGACGTTCGGGTGCGTCACCACGGCGAGGTCGCGCGGATCGAGGTCCCGGTCGAGGAGATCGCCCGGCTCCGGGAGATCGGCCCGTATGTGATGGCGGCTCTGCAGGCGGTGGGGTTTCGCGACGTGACCGTGGATCCGCGCGGGTTGCGGTCGGGCGGGTTGGTCGCGGCGGCACTGCGCGAACGCGGCGGGGTCACGGCCCCGGGAGCGGGGCATGAGCCGCCTCGGGGGCCCTGCCGGTGA
- a CDS encoding type IV pilus twitching motility protein PilT has product MDITDLLVQTKEQGASDLHLTVGSHPTLRLNGKLTRLDMPLLTREDIHTMLYDILTDEQKARFEATHDLDFSLELSGVGRFRVNAFLQRLGEGFVLRLIPSKIKTLDDLAMPPILKDLAMKDRGLVLVTGPTGSGKSTTLAAMVDHMNGHREDHIITIEDPIEFIHEHKKCNINQREVGPHTLSFSAALRSALREDPDVILVGEMRDLETIAQALTAAETGHLVLSTLHTNNAPQTISRVVDVFPPHQQEQIRVQIADALLGVVAQTLIPSIDNKGRVAAMEIMVATPAIRNLIRENKVHQIPSAIQTGAREGMQSLDQALKALVKTQKISNDEALKRAVEKQAFAQEGAAASRPDFAGLRTQR; this is encoded by the coding sequence ATGGACATCACGGATCTCCTCGTTCAAACGAAGGAGCAGGGCGCATCGGACCTCCACCTCACCGTGGGGTCTCACCCGACGCTGCGGCTCAACGGCAAGCTCACCCGGCTCGACATGCCGCTCCTGACCCGCGAGGATATCCATACGATGCTCTACGATATCCTCACCGATGAGCAAAAGGCGAGGTTCGAGGCGACCCACGACCTCGATTTCTCGCTCGAACTCAGCGGGGTCGGGCGGTTCCGTGTCAACGCGTTCCTGCAGCGGTTGGGGGAAGGGTTCGTGCTGCGGTTGATCCCCTCCAAGATCAAGACGCTCGATGACCTGGCGATGCCGCCGATCCTCAAAGACTTGGCGATGAAGGACCGCGGGCTGGTGTTGGTGACGGGGCCGACCGGCTCGGGGAAGTCGACCACGCTCGCGGCGATGGTGGATCACATGAACGGCCACCGCGAAGACCATATCATCACGATCGAGGACCCCATCGAGTTCATCCACGAGCACAAGAAGTGCAACATCAACCAGCGGGAGGTCGGTCCCCATACGCTGTCCTTCTCGGCCGCACTCCGAAGCGCGCTCCGCGAAGACCCCGACGTGATCTTGGTCGGCGAGATGCGGGACCTCGAGACGATCGCGCAGGCGCTGACCGCCGCGGAAACGGGCCACCTGGTGCTGTCCACCCTCCACACGAACAACGCCCCGCAGACGATCAGCCGTGTCGTGGACGTCTTCCCGCCGCATCAACAGGAGCAGATCCGTGTCCAGATCGCCGATGCCCTGCTGGGCGTCGTCGCACAGACGCTGATCCCGTCCATCGACAACAAAGGGCGGGTCGCGGCGATGGAGATCATGGTCGCCACGCCGGCGATCCGCAACCTGATCCGGGAAAACAAGGTGCATCAGATTCCGTCGGCGATTCAGACGGGCGCCCGTGAGGGGATGCAGTCCCTTGATCAGGCGCTCAAGGCGCTGGTCAAGACCCAGAAGATCAGCAACGACGAGGCGCTGAAGCGGGCGGTCGAAAAGCAGGCGTTCGCCCAGGAAGGGGCCGCCGCTAGCCGCCCCGACTTCGCCGGTCTCCGCACCCAGCGATAG
- a CDS encoding adenosine-specific kinase, translating into MELHAVAVENPQSLNLIFGHSHFIKTVEDLHEALVGTVPGIRFGLAFCEASGPRLVRTSGTDPALVDLAGRNAVAVGCGHTFFIFLGNAYPVNVLGAVRQVPEVCQIYCATANPVEVIVAATGAGRAVLGVVDGQPPLGIEGPDDAQARHDLLRRIGYKL; encoded by the coding sequence ATGGAACTGCACGCCGTGGCGGTCGAGAACCCGCAGAGCCTCAACCTGATCTTCGGACACTCCCACTTCATCAAAACGGTTGAGGACCTGCACGAAGCCCTAGTCGGAACCGTGCCCGGCATCCGGTTCGGGCTGGCGTTCTGCGAAGCCAGCGGGCCAAGGCTCGTCCGGACGAGCGGCACCGACCCCGCGCTGGTCGACCTGGCCGGCCGGAACGCCGTGGCGGTCGGGTGCGGGCACACGTTCTTCATCTTCCTCGGGAACGCCTATCCTGTAAACGTGCTCGGGGCGGTGCGCCAGGTCCCGGAAGTGTGCCAGATCTACTGTGCCACCGCCAACCCCGTCGAGGTCATCGTCGCCGCGACCGGCGCGGGGCGGGCGGTGCTGGGCGTGGTGGACGGCCAGCCGCCCCTGGGCATCGAGGGACCGGACGACGCGCAAGCGCGGCACGACTTGCTTCGCCGCATTGGGTACAAATTGTGA
- a CDS encoding lactate racemase domain-containing protein produces MTQANVARAAPGRLQGIRAPREVRLPQMVRVAQRWSSPGRCDVEGQIHRQLDAPEIARRIPKGGRVAVAVGSRGIAEIDTIASAVVAAIKRHGGTPFIFPAMGSHGGATAEGQIEVLAALGVTEARVGAPIVSSMDVVELGRLRDGSEVYWDRHAHAAAAVIVIGRIKPHTLFRGPFESGLIKMSVIGVGKQRGAMSIHATGPQDLGPRLAEAWEIIRRRTPIAFGVAVVEDAYDIPVEIAAVPADAVLDREPVLLTKARALMPSLPARDIDVLVVQEIGKNISGDGMDPNITGRYLSHVTGGPTIRRLAVFDLTEETHGNATGVGMADFISQRVVDKIDLEPTYMNGITAAITEGSRLPMIMLTDQDALWTAVLTTQRPTSGDERIVYIRNTLALGEVAVSAALTLDLEPHATVASQPFALEFTRDGALVSPLAPAGVGARPDWGAF; encoded by the coding sequence ATGACGCAGGCTAACGTGGCCCGCGCGGCTCCAGGGCGGCTCCAAGGCATCCGGGCTCCGCGGGAAGTCCGGCTTCCCCAGATGGTGCGCGTGGCCCAGCGGTGGTCGTCCCCCGGCCGGTGCGATGTCGAGGGCCAGATCCACCGTCAACTCGACGCGCCCGAGATCGCTCGGCGGATTCCCAAAGGGGGGCGCGTCGCCGTCGCGGTCGGAAGCCGGGGGATCGCGGAGATCGACACGATCGCGTCCGCGGTCGTTGCGGCCATCAAGCGGCACGGGGGGACGCCGTTCATCTTCCCGGCGATGGGGAGCCACGGGGGCGCGACCGCGGAGGGCCAGATCGAGGTGCTGGCCGCGCTCGGCGTGACCGAAGCGCGGGTGGGGGCGCCGATCGTCTCTTCCATGGATGTCGTCGAGTTGGGGCGGCTGCGCGACGGCTCGGAGGTGTACTGGGACCGGCACGCTCACGCCGCCGCCGCCGTGATCGTAATCGGACGAATCAAACCCCACACGCTCTTCCGAGGCCCATTCGAAAGCGGCCTCATCAAGATGTCGGTGATCGGCGTGGGGAAGCAGCGGGGCGCGATGTCGATCCACGCGACCGGGCCCCAGGACCTGGGCCCGCGTCTGGCAGAGGCGTGGGAGATCATCCGCAGGCGCACGCCGATCGCGTTCGGCGTCGCGGTGGTGGAGGATGCGTACGATATCCCGGTCGAGATCGCCGCCGTCCCTGCGGACGCGGTCCTCGACCGGGAGCCCGTGCTGCTCACGAAGGCGCGAGCCCTGATGCCGAGCCTGCCGGCCCGCGACATCGATGTCCTCGTCGTCCAGGAAATCGGCAAGAACATCAGTGGGGATGGGATGGACCCGAACATCACCGGTCGATACCTCTCCCACGTGACGGGCGGCCCGACCATCCGAAGGTTGGCCGTGTTTGACTTGACCGAGGAAACGCACGGCAACGCGACGGGGGTGGGCATGGCCGACTTCATCTCGCAGCGGGTGGTGGATAAGATCGACCTGGAGCCCACCTACATGAACGGGATCACCGCCGCGATCACGGAGGGGTCGCGTCTCCCGATGATCATGCTGACCGATCAGGACGCGCTCTGGACCGCGGTGCTGACCACCCAACGGCCGACGTCGGGCGACGAGCGGATCGTGTACATCCGCAATACGCTCGCGCTGGGGGAGGTCGCCGTGTCCGCCGCCCTCACGCTCGATCTTGAGCCGCACGCCACCGTGGCATCGCAGCCGTTCGCGCTGGAGTTCACGCGGGACGGCGCCCTCGTGTCCCCGCTTGCTCCCGCGGGGGTCGGCGCGAGGCCGGATTGGGGCGCTTTCTAG
- the larB gene encoding nickel pincer cofactor biosynthesis protein LarB, whose protein sequence is MNDEALARLLTEVRAGRMTIEAALAEFRWLPFAELGFAKADTHRVLRRRAAEAVYCPGKTVDQILQITAELRRSDAVVLLTRAAPEVAADVLRALPEARHISGASLVVVGALPESRTGCIGVLTGGTSDIGVAEEAAWTAEAMGGAVARAYDVGVAGLHRLGAQRDLLERARVLVVVAGMDGALPAVVAGLTRAPVIGVPTSIGYGAHLGGLAPLLTMLNACAPGVAAVNIDNGFGAGYLAAVINAGAGTTDVTPRRPDAHRLP, encoded by the coding sequence GTGAACGACGAGGCGCTGGCGCGGCTCCTCACCGAGGTGCGCGCGGGGCGCATGACCATCGAGGCGGCTCTCGCGGAGTTCCGCTGGCTCCCGTTCGCCGAGTTGGGGTTCGCGAAGGCCGACACCCATCGCGTCCTCCGGCGGCGAGCCGCGGAGGCCGTCTACTGCCCCGGCAAGACGGTGGACCAGATTCTTCAGATCACCGCGGAACTTCGCCGTTCCGATGCGGTCGTGCTGCTGACCCGCGCTGCGCCCGAGGTCGCGGCGGACGTCCTCCGTGCACTCCCCGAGGCCCGCCACATCAGCGGAGCGTCGCTGGTCGTCGTGGGCGCGCTGCCGGAATCCCGGACAGGGTGCATCGGAGTGCTCACCGGCGGGACGAGCGACATCGGTGTGGCAGAGGAGGCCGCGTGGACCGCCGAAGCGATGGGGGGCGCCGTGGCCCGAGCGTATGACGTCGGCGTCGCCGGCCTCCACCGGCTCGGCGCGCAGCGGGATCTTCTCGAGCGGGCCCGCGTGCTGGTCGTGGTGGCCGGCATGGACGGCGCGCTCCCGGCCGTCGTGGCCGGGCTCACCCGCGCGCCCGTGATCGGGGTGCCGACCAGCATAGGATACGGCGCGCACTTGGGCGGCCTCGCGCCCCTCTTGACGATGCTCAACGCATGCGCACCGGGGGTCGCGGCCGTCAACATCGACAACGGGTTCGGCGCCGGGTATCTCGCGGCCGTGATCAACGCCGGCGCGGGTACGACCGACGTCACTCCACGGCGTCCGGATGCGCATCGGCTACCTTGA
- a CDS encoding PilT/PilU family type 4a pilus ATPase has product MDINDLLIHMASRQASDLYLKTEAPPMLRIAGQLSPLGETLLTSEAVERLAAQMMQPRHKREFEERQQVNLAYYTPALGRYRVNIYTQRSAPAIVIRRIKSEIPTFEELGLPKVIVGLASAPRGLVLVTGPTGSGKSTTLAAMIDYRNRHAPGHIVTIEDPIEFVHADHESLVSQREVGTDCDSFNTALKDALRQTPDVILIGEMRDVESATAAVHFAETGHLVLSTLHSVNASQTIERILHFFPQESHDNVQLQLSLNLLGVVSQRLIPRPGDGGLVLVAELMLATPHIRELLKKGNVGGIRTAIQAGGQEGMQTFDQAVYTLIQDRVIDVETGMQYADSPNDVRLRLRGLV; this is encoded by the coding sequence ATGGACATCAACGATCTCCTGATCCACATGGCGAGCCGCCAGGCCTCGGATCTATATCTCAAGACCGAGGCGCCACCGATGTTGCGCATCGCCGGCCAGCTCTCGCCGCTGGGGGAAACGCTGCTGACGTCCGAGGCGGTGGAGCGCCTCGCCGCGCAGATGATGCAGCCGCGGCACAAGCGCGAATTCGAGGAGCGCCAGCAGGTCAACCTGGCGTACTACACTCCGGCGCTGGGGCGGTACCGGGTGAACATCTACACACAGCGGTCGGCTCCCGCGATCGTCATCCGGCGGATCAAGAGCGAGATCCCCACGTTTGAGGAGCTGGGGCTGCCCAAGGTGATCGTCGGGCTCGCCAGCGCCCCCCGCGGGCTCGTGCTCGTGACCGGGCCCACCGGATCGGGAAAATCCACCACCCTCGCGGCGATGATCGACTATCGCAACCGCCACGCGCCGGGCCACATCGTCACCATCGAGGACCCGATCGAATTCGTCCACGCCGATCATGAGAGCCTGGTGAGCCAGCGCGAGGTCGGGACCGATTGCGACTCGTTTAACACCGCGCTCAAGGACGCGCTCCGGCAGACCCCCGACGTCATCCTCATCGGCGAGATGCGGGACGTCGAGAGCGCCACTGCAGCGGTGCACTTCGCGGAGACCGGGCACCTCGTGCTGAGCACTCTGCACTCGGTCAACGCCAGCCAGACGATCGAGCGGATCCTGCACTTCTTCCCTCAGGAGTCGCACGACAACGTCCAGCTGCAGCTCTCCCTGAACCTGCTCGGCGTGGTCTCGCAGCGGCTGATCCCGAGGCCCGGCGACGGCGGCCTCGTGCTGGTGGCGGAGTTGATGCTGGCCACCCCGCACATCCGCGAGCTCCTCAAGAAGGGCAATGTTGGGGGGATCCGGACGGCGATCCAGGCCGGGGGGCAGGAGGGGATGCAGACCTTCGATCAGGCCGTGTACACGCTGATCCAGGACCGCGTCATCGACGTCGAGACCGGGATGCAGTACGCGGACAGCCCGAACGACGTTCGGCTGCGGCTCCGCGGCCTCGTCTAA
- the larC gene encoding nickel pincer cofactor biosynthesis protein LarC: MRIGYLDCGSGASGDMLLAALLSAGWTESGLRDVVSELGVPVRITVSRVHRRGVPATRVDVQEGDPPNSRPYPALGRMLAASRIEEPLRRSALAVFARLAAVEAKVHTTPIEEVHLHELGGLDTIVDVVGVLAGFRALGLEHVVASPVNLGRGWVTIHHGTVPVPPPATAALIEGMPVYSGETEGELLTPTGAVLLATLVNDWGSLPPLRLDRIGTGAGAADPPRANVLRLFVGEALESAAPIPSGSRQTYGTIGPGRPQAERLVVLETSIDDMNPQLYPHVMDLLFGAGALDVMTIPALMKKGRPGHLLRVLAEPDLAQALSQILIAETTTLGVRIYEVTRLAVGRRRVDVETEYGTVPVKVAADPSGVLTMTPEFDACRALAERLGVPVKRVIAAAQRAAAGREGQVPHG; the protein is encoded by the coding sequence ATGCGCATCGGCTACCTTGATTGCGGAAGCGGGGCGAGCGGCGACATGCTGCTCGCCGCGCTCTTAAGCGCCGGGTGGACCGAATCCGGGCTTCGCGACGTGGTCTCGGAGCTCGGCGTTCCCGTTCGGATCACGGTCAGCCGCGTGCACCGGCGCGGTGTCCCGGCCACTCGGGTTGACGTACAGGAAGGCGACCCTCCAAACTCCCGTCCCTACCCGGCGCTCGGCCGGATGCTCGCGGCGAGCCGGATCGAGGAACCCCTGCGCCGCTCCGCGCTCGCGGTCTTCGCGCGCCTCGCGGCGGTGGAAGCGAAGGTCCACACCACGCCGATCGAAGAGGTGCATCTGCACGAGCTCGGCGGCCTGGACACCATCGTCGACGTCGTCGGCGTGCTCGCGGGATTCCGCGCGCTTGGGCTTGAGCACGTGGTCGCATCTCCCGTGAACCTCGGCCGGGGGTGGGTGACGATCCACCACGGGACGGTCCCGGTGCCGCCGCCGGCAACCGCCGCGCTCATCGAGGGCATGCCCGTGTACTCAGGCGAGACCGAGGGCGAACTCTTGACGCCTACCGGGGCGGTCCTACTTGCCACCCTCGTGAACGACTGGGGGTCGCTCCCGCCTCTCCGGCTCGACCGCATCGGCACAGGCGCGGGCGCGGCGGACCCCCCGCGCGCGAACGTGCTCAGATTGTTCGTGGGTGAGGCACTGGAGTCGGCGGCGCCGATCCCGTCGGGATCCCGCCAGACCTATGGAACGATCGGTCCCGGGCGCCCACAGGCTGAGCGGCTCGTCGTGCTGGAGACATCCATCGACGACATGAATCCTCAGCTCTACCCGCACGTGATGGACCTGCTCTTTGGCGCCGGCGCGCTGGATGTGATGACGATCCCGGCCCTCATGAAAAAGGGGCGCCCGGGTCACCTACTGCGCGTGCTGGCCGAGCCCGATCTCGCCCAGGCCCTCTCCCAGATACTGATCGCGGAAACGACGACGCTCGGCGTGCGCATCTACGAGGTCACCCGGCTCGCAGTCGGCCGCAGGCGTGTGGACGTGGAGACGGAGTACGGCACGGTTCCGGTCAAGGTTGCCGCGGATCCATCCGGCGTCCTCACGATGACCCCAGAGTTTGACGCCTGCCGCGCCCTCGCCGAGCGCCTCGGCGTGCCGGTCAAGCGGGTGATCGCTGCGGCGCAACGCGCGGCCGCAGGCCGAGAGGGTCAGGTGCCCCACGGCTGA
- a CDS encoding OsmC family protein, with translation MDATVRWTREMQFTGTGTAGTTITMDSRPEHGGQGAGPSPMETVLLALGGCTGMDVISVLNKMRARLDGLEIRITADRAEEHPKVFTRIALEYVFTGATLRPDQVTRAVELSQTRYCSVSAMLRWGAELTYSWRIVPEER, from the coding sequence ATGGACGCGACAGTCCGCTGGACCCGCGAGATGCAGTTCACAGGGACCGGGACCGCCGGCACGACCATCACGATGGACTCTCGGCCGGAGCACGGCGGCCAGGGGGCCGGTCCTTCGCCGATGGAGACTGTCTTGCTGGCCCTCGGTGGGTGCACCGGCATGGACGTGATCAGCGTGCTCAACAAGATGCGGGCGCGGCTCGACGGGCTGGAGATCCGCATCACTGCGGACCGGGCGGAGGAACACCCGAAGGTCTTCACCCGAATCGCGCTCGAGTATGTGTTCACCGGAGCGACGCTGCGACCGGATCAAGTGACCCGAGCGGTGGAGCTGAGCCAGACCCGCTACTGTTCTGTGTCCGCGATGCTGCGCTGGGGCGCCGAGCTTACGTACTCGTGGCGAATCGTCCCGGAGGAACGTTAG
- a CDS encoding ATPase, T2SS/T4P/T4SS family, which produces MPRQKAGKLGEILLATSLITPGELDKAIAMQARTGKRLGQILIEQGSATEDDVAWALSNQLMYPYVFLSHDLIDDEALRLLPEAFLREHHVFPIHRFGQQVTLAMADPTDEHTVNEVATRTGLQVNRAVALESNIEEMLQRLPPQQQKGSRRPARGPEAQYLQFHLTHALQEGASEIHFDPAADGQHRVRYRLQGILVDRAGHPEERHAGLMGHLREFAGLADAPAATATTSVTVGDIEARAVVSVVPATGGPAATIALYPYRTGVPDLLPLGVDAKITQALRGALQRYRGALVIGCADPLVRTMLIRALLPESPRKKVWAIEKLPVYRNPAITQTAIESSAQAAALLGGAFRAGVDLVAVDDVSDASTLRIALECARTRKVIAGHPQGDVAGVVAQVIAATGGALVASTLTGVLAARKVRLLCPECKERLGQTSGAAVVRHTFTPRGCATCGFTGFRGYRVLTVAWVLSPNDRGRLRGGGREAALARLAEAAGSALREQGHALIDDGLTSIEELSRVLEGS; this is translated from the coding sequence ATGCCGCGTCAGAAGGCGGGCAAGCTCGGTGAGATCCTGTTGGCGACCTCGTTGATCACCCCCGGCGAGCTCGACAAGGCCATTGCGATGCAGGCGAGGACCGGGAAGCGATTGGGCCAGATCCTGATCGAGCAGGGATCCGCGACGGAAGATGACGTCGCCTGGGCGCTCAGCAACCAGTTGATGTACCCCTACGTGTTTTTGAGCCACGACCTCATCGACGACGAGGCCCTCCGGCTTCTGCCGGAGGCATTCCTGCGTGAACACCACGTCTTCCCCATCCATCGATTCGGCCAGCAGGTCACGCTGGCGATGGCGGATCCCACCGATGAACACACGGTCAATGAAGTGGCCACGCGGACCGGTCTCCAGGTCAACCGGGCGGTGGCGCTCGAGTCCAACATCGAAGAGATGCTGCAGCGGCTTCCTCCGCAGCAGCAGAAGGGATCGCGGCGCCCGGCCCGGGGGCCCGAGGCCCAATACCTGCAGTTTCACCTGACCCACGCCCTGCAGGAGGGGGCCTCGGAGATTCACTTCGACCCGGCCGCGGACGGGCAGCATCGGGTGCGGTACCGCCTCCAGGGCATCCTCGTCGACCGGGCCGGTCATCCAGAGGAACGTCACGCGGGACTGATGGGTCACCTCCGGGAGTTTGCGGGTCTCGCCGACGCGCCGGCGGCCACCGCCACGACATCGGTGACCGTGGGTGACATCGAGGCCCGCGCCGTCGTCTCCGTCGTTCCCGCGACCGGTGGACCGGCGGCGACGATCGCACTCTACCCATACCGCACCGGTGTGCCAGATCTGCTGCCCCTCGGGGTCGATGCGAAGATCACTCAGGCGCTCCGAGGAGCCCTCCAGAGGTACCGCGGCGCCCTGGTGATCGGGTGTGCCGATCCGCTCGTGCGGACAATGCTGATCCGGGCGCTCCTTCCCGAGAGTCCTCGGAAGAAGGTGTGGGCGATCGAGAAGCTGCCCGTCTACCGGAACCCCGCGATCACGCAGACGGCCATCGAATCCTCCGCGCAGGCGGCGGCGCTCTTGGGGGGCGCCTTCCGCGCCGGCGTCGATCTGGTCGCGGTCGATGATGTGTCCGACGCCTCGACGCTGCGCATCGCGCTCGAGTGCGCGCGGACGCGGAAGGTCATCGCAGGGCATCCGCAGGGGGACGTCGCGGGGGTGGTCGCTCAGGTGATCGCGGCGACCGGCGGGGCGCTGGTCGCGTCTACCCTGACCGGTGTGCTCGCCGCCCGGAAGGTCCGGCTGCTCTGCCCGGAATGCAAAGAGCGCCTTGGACAGACCTCGGGGGCGGCCGTCGTGCGCCACACGTTTACCCCGCGCGGGTGCGCGACGTGTGGATTTACCGGCTTTCGAGGATATCGAGTGTTGACGGTGGCGTGGGTCCTCAGCCCCAACGACCGCGGCCGGCTCCGTGGCGGCGGACGAGAAGCTGCGCTGGCGCGCCTCGCAGAGGCCGCCGGGTCGGCCTTGCGCGAACAGGGCCACGCCCTCATCGATGACGGGTTGACGTCGATCGAAGAGCTATCGCGGGTACTGGAGGGATCTTGA